A region of Vicinamibacterales bacterium DNA encodes the following proteins:
- a CDS encoding CaiB/BaiF CoA-transferase family protein, with product MKLLEGIRVLDMTNVLAGPFATLHLALAGAEVIKIENPEGGDLARKLGNVPELNQQLMGTSFLAQNTNKKSLTLNLKEADAKEIFRKLIATSDVLVENFRPGVLTRLGFSWEAMHQLNPRLIYCAISGFGQTGPDADKPAYDQIIQGLSGVMAINGDDRLNPLRAGFPVCDTVGGLNAAFAIMGALYCRERTGRGQAIDVAMIDSIMPLLGWVAANWLIGGKPPQLLGNDNMTAAPSGTFKTSDGYINIAANEQKQWENLCDVLGLPELKTDERFQKRDVRKANRKALTPLIEAKLTERPTASWTTALNAKGIPSGDILSLQDALAQPQIAHRGTIATIEEPGIGPLKLFNLSAKFSETPASLDSPPPRLSAHTEPILKQLGYTDEQIASLKARKVV from the coding sequence TCCGCGTGCTGGACATGACGAATGTCCTCGCAGGCCCGTTCGCCACCCTTCACCTCGCGCTGGCCGGCGCCGAGGTGATCAAGATCGAGAATCCGGAAGGCGGTGACCTCGCCAGGAAGCTCGGCAACGTGCCCGAGTTGAACCAGCAGTTGATGGGCACGTCGTTCCTCGCGCAGAACACCAACAAGAAATCGTTGACGCTCAACCTCAAGGAGGCCGACGCGAAGGAGATCTTCCGCAAGCTCATCGCCACGAGCGATGTGCTGGTGGAGAACTTCCGCCCGGGGGTGTTGACCCGCCTCGGGTTCTCCTGGGAGGCCATGCACCAGCTGAATCCCCGGCTGATCTACTGCGCGATTTCCGGCTTCGGCCAGACCGGTCCCGATGCGGACAAGCCGGCCTACGACCAGATCATCCAGGGGCTGAGCGGTGTGATGGCCATCAACGGCGACGACCGCCTCAATCCGCTGCGCGCCGGCTTCCCGGTCTGCGATACGGTCGGCGGCCTGAACGCGGCGTTCGCCATCATGGGCGCGCTGTACTGCCGCGAGCGCACGGGCCGCGGGCAGGCGATCGACGTCGCGATGATCGACTCGATCATGCCGCTGCTCGGCTGGGTTGCGGCCAACTGGCTCATCGGCGGCAAGCCACCGCAGCTCCTCGGCAACGACAACATGACCGCTGCGCCGTCGGGCACGTTCAAGACGTCGGACGGCTACATCAACATCGCCGCCAACGAGCAGAAGCAGTGGGAGAACCTCTGCGACGTCCTCGGTCTGCCGGAATTGAAGACAGACGAGCGGTTCCAGAAGCGCGACGTGCGAAAGGCGAATCGGAAGGCCCTGACGCCGCTGATTGAAGCAAAGCTCACCGAAAGACCGACGGCCAGTTGGACGACGGCGCTGAACGCGAAGGGGATTCCGTCCGGCGACATCCTCTCGCTGCAGGACGCGCTCGCGCAGCCGCAGATCGCGCACCGCGGAACGATCGCGACGATCGAGGAACCCGGAATCGGCCCGCTCAAGCTGTTCAATCTCAGCGCGAAGTTCTCGGAGACGCCGGCCAGCCTCGACTCGCCGCCGCCGCGGCTCTCGGCCCACACCGAACCGATCCTGAAGCAGTTGGGCTACACGGACGAGCAGATCGCGTCGCTGAAGGCCCGGAAAGTGGTGTAG